From bacterium, a single genomic window includes:
- the nbaC gene encoding 3-hydroxyanthranilate 3,4-dioxygenase, giving the protein MGKLAAFNFKKWIDEHRHFLKPPVGNQVVWKDTEFIIMVVGGPNARKDYHFNEGEEFYYQIEGNMILKIIEAGEPRDIPINEGDIFLLPPRTPHSPQRPANSVGMVVERKRDEKELDGFQWYCEKCGTKLYDEYIPLTDIVSQLPPIFERFYNNGSNCTCKKCGTKMERPVLKQ; this is encoded by the coding sequence ATGGGAAAACTTGCGGCATTTAATTTTAAAAAATGGATTGACGAACACCGGCACTTCCTTAAACCGCCTGTCGGAAATCAGGTAGTATGGAAAGATACGGAATTTATTATCATGGTTGTTGGAGGGCCGAATGCGCGGAAAGACTATCACTTCAATGAGGGAGAGGAATTTTACTATCAGATTGAAGGAAATATGATTTTAAAGATCATCGAGGCCGGCGAGCCACGGGATATTCCGATCAACGAAGGAGATATTTTTCTTCTTCCGCCCAGGACACCGCATTCCCCGCAAAGGCCTGCGAATAGTGTTGGGATGGTCGTGGAACGAAAACGCGATGAAAAAGAATTGGACGGATTTCAATGGTACTGTGAAAAATGCGGAACAAAACTCTACGATGAATACATTCCATTAACCGATATTGTTTCACAGCTTCCGCCGATATTCGAGCGGTTTTACAATAACGGTTCAAACTGTACCTGTAAAAAATGCGGAACTAAAATGGAAAGACCGGTTCTGAAACAATAA
- the sulP gene encoding sulfate permease, translating into MFVPKLFTALREYSKRQFISDLTAGTIVGIVALPLAIAFAIASGVSPEKGLYTAIIAGFIISFLGGSRVQIGGPTGAFVVIVYGIVEKYGLNGLTIATVMAGFILILMGMAKLGGLIKYIPYPIITGFTSGIAVIIFSSQIKDFFGLQMDSVPSEFVEKWESYFLHFDQVNFHAFGIGALSLAIIFLWPRVNQKIPGSLIALIVSTCLVQFFGINIETIHSRFGDIPDSLPSPSFPTLNWSLIAGLVAPATTIALLAAIESLLSAVVADGMIGGRHRSNMELIAQGTANIFSPIFGGIPATGAIARTATNIKNGGRTPIAGIVHAAVLFLIMLLFGKWAGLIPLASLAAILIYVAYYMSERDAFVAVMKGPRSDVLVLLTTFFLTVFIDLTVAIEIGMILAAFLFMKQMADVTNIQILKSDIEDKEEMPDLNAVQKRFIPKGIEVFEINGPFFFGSVDKFHDTINFGSKGPKVLILRMRFVPYMDAGGLHALDEVRARCQKNKVFMLISDIHTQPLIAAEQSGFMKKMGEDHFFGNLDDALNFGRQLMGLTPVDSTGEFEATVARERKKQSEL; encoded by the coding sequence ATGTTTGTTCCAAAACTTTTCACGGCTCTTCGGGAGTATTCGAAGCGTCAATTCATATCCGACCTTACTGCCGGCACGATTGTTGGGATAGTTGCTCTTCCGCTGGCCATTGCCTTTGCAATTGCATCCGGTGTTTCACCCGAAAAGGGCTTGTATACTGCGATCATAGCCGGATTCATTATTTCGTTTTTAGGCGGAAGCCGTGTTCAGATCGGAGGTCCGACGGGGGCGTTTGTCGTCATCGTCTACGGCATTGTGGAAAAATACGGATTGAATGGCCTAACGATCGCAACGGTCATGGCCGGATTTATTTTGATTCTGATGGGTATGGCCAAGCTTGGCGGTTTGATCAAATATATTCCGTACCCGATCATTACCGGATTTACCAGCGGAATCGCGGTGATCATTTTTTCGTCGCAGATTAAGGATTTCTTTGGGTTGCAGATGGATTCGGTTCCAAGCGAATTTGTTGAAAAATGGGAGTCCTATTTTTTGCACTTTGATCAGGTTAACTTCCATGCATTCGGAATCGGAGCATTATCCCTTGCAATTATCTTTCTCTGGCCGCGTGTCAATCAGAAAATTCCAGGCTCATTGATCGCGCTCATTGTTTCCACATGTCTCGTTCAGTTTTTTGGAATTAATATAGAAACCATCCACAGCCGCTTCGGAGATATTCCCGATTCTCTTCCTTCCCCGTCTTTTCCAACTTTGAACTGGTCCCTGATCGCCGGTTTGGTCGCGCCGGCGACTACGATCGCATTGCTGGCGGCGATCGAGTCCCTTTTGAGTGCGGTGGTTGCGGACGGGATGATCGGCGGGAGACATCGCTCCAACATGGAATTGATCGCGCAAGGCACGGCCAACATTTTCTCTCCTATCTTTGGAGGCATTCCCGCTACCGGCGCCATTGCACGTACGGCAACAAACATCAAGAACGGAGGCAGAACGCCGATTGCCGGAATCGTTCATGCGGCAGTGCTTTTTCTAATCATGCTCCTGTTTGGGAAATGGGCGGGACTGATCCCTCTCGCATCCTTGGCGGCAATACTTATCTACGTTGCATACTATATGAGCGAAAGGGACGCATTTGTTGCTGTCATGAAAGGGCCGCGAAGCGATGTGCTAGTCTTATTGACCACATTTTTTTTAACGGTGTTTATCGATCTGACCGTTGCGATTGAAATCGGAATGATACTGGCCGCATTTTTATTTATGAAACAAATGGCCGACGTGACGAATATTCAGATTTTAAAATCGGACATAGAAGATAAAGAGGAAATGCCAGATCTGAATGCAGTACAAAAAAGGTTCATTCCTAAAGGCATCGAGGTGTTTGAAATCAACGGCCCTTTCTTTTTTGGCTCGGTGGATAAATTTCATGATACGATCAATTTTGGTTCTAAGGGCCCAAAAGTGCTTATATTGCGCATGCGGTTTGTTCCTTACATGGATGCGGGCGGCCTGCATGCATTGGACGAGGTTCGCGCGCGCTGCCAAAAGAACAAGGTATTTATGCTCATATCGGATATACATACACAGCCGCTCATCGCGGCGGAGCAATCGGGTTTCATGAAAAAGATGGGCGAGGATCATTTTTTTGGAAACCTGGATGACGCGCTGAATTTCGGCCGTCAATTAATGGGGCTTACGCCGGTGGATAGCACGGGCGAATTTGAAGCAACCGTTGCGCGCGAAAGGAAAAAACAAAGTGAGCTATAA
- the zwf gene encoding glucose-6-phosphate dehydrogenase codes for MRQVKTDAKGGTCSMVIFGGSGDLTRRKILPALFNSAKEGILPEHFTVIGCGKPLMTVEEYRKIVSEALLNFAKAEKADQNVLRHFLENVFYVGGGFEEDALYTQLDELIQKNCKARTCSDNRIYYLSTPPSVFPIITHQLSQHGMSRVEGTNYWRRIIIEKPFGRDLQSARELNAEIAKAFEEWQVYRIDHYLGKETVQNVMAFRFANGIFEPLWNRNYIDHIQITAAESLGVEDRGGYYEEAGALRDMIQNHVLQVMTLVAMEPPSTFDANAVRDERVKVMRAIRPIKEDDADKYFVRGQYAAGVVHNEMVSGYRQESKVNPESATETFVAAKLFVDNWRWAGVPFYLRTGKRMPRRDSEIVIFFKRTPHMMFTHASTEEVAPNVLVLQIQPDESITMSFEAKVPGPDMNLKSVNMHFAYQEAFNAEIAEAYQRLILDCMRGDATLFMRKDMVEVAWWLVMPILQRWQKNKPKNFPNYPAGTWGPLESELLLTNDGRKWRT; via the coding sequence CTGCGCCAGGTAAAAACGGATGCGAAGGGCGGAACATGTTCCATGGTGATATTCGGCGGATCGGGCGACCTTACGCGGCGAAAGATTCTTCCGGCTCTGTTTAACTCCGCCAAAGAAGGCATTCTTCCTGAGCATTTCACTGTGATAGGATGCGGGAAGCCTCTGATGACGGTGGAGGAATACCGAAAAATAGTCAGCGAAGCTTTACTAAATTTTGCTAAAGCTGAGAAAGCGGACCAAAACGTATTGAGGCATTTTCTTGAGAATGTATTTTATGTTGGCGGCGGATTTGAAGAAGACGCGTTATATACCCAACTGGACGAACTTATTCAAAAAAATTGTAAGGCCAGAACCTGTTCGGATAATCGGATTTATTATCTTTCTACGCCGCCAAGTGTTTTCCCGATTATCACACATCAGTTGTCGCAGCACGGTATGTCGCGCGTTGAGGGAACAAATTACTGGCGACGCATAATTATTGAAAAACCATTCGGACGTGATCTGCAATCGGCACGTGAGTTAAATGCGGAAATTGCCAAAGCATTCGAAGAGTGGCAGGTGTACCGCATTGACCATTATCTCGGCAAAGAAACGGTGCAGAACGTTATGGCTTTTCGTTTTGCTAACGGTATATTCGAACCGTTGTGGAACAGAAATTATATAGATCATATTCAGATTACGGCAGCGGAAAGCCTGGGGGTTGAAGATCGCGGCGGATATTATGAAGAAGCCGGCGCTCTGCGGGACATGATACAGAATCACGTGTTGCAGGTCATGACGCTGGTAGCAATGGAGCCGCCAAGCACGTTTGACGCTAATGCCGTTCGGGATGAACGCGTCAAAGTCATGCGCGCGATTCGCCCGATCAAGGAGGATGATGCGGATAAATATTTTGTGCGCGGACAATATGCCGCGGGAGTAGTTCATAACGAAATGGTGTCGGGTTACCGTCAGGAATCTAAAGTGAATCCGGAATCGGCTACGGAAACTTTCGTTGCGGCGAAATTGTTTGTTGACAATTGGCGCTGGGCAGGCGTACCTTTTTACCTTCGCACCGGAAAAAGAATGCCACGCCGGGACAGCGAAATTGTGATTTTCTTTAAAAGAACGCCTCACATGATGTTCACTCATGCCTCCACAGAGGAAGTTGCACCCAATGTTCTTGTCCTGCAGATCCAGCCGGATGAAAGCATTACCATGAGTTTTGAGGCGAAAGTGCCGGGTCCGGATATGAACCTTAAATCGGTCAACATGCATTTTGCATATCAGGAAGCATTTAATGCCGAAATTGCCGAAGCGTATCAGCGTCTGATTCTCGATTGTATGCGCGGAGACGCTACGTTATTTATGCGTAAAGATATGGTGGAAGTAGCCTGGTGGCTTGTGATGCCGATCCTGCAACGTTGGCAAAAAAATAAACCTAAAAATTTTCCAAATTATCCCGCAGGCACTTGGGGCCCTCTTGAGTCGGAACTTTTGCTAACCAACGACGGCAGAAAATGGCGGACGTAA
- a CDS encoding translation initiation factor, which produces MSLDRKQRAGKSVTLIEGFKESIEDIEALAKQLKAKCATGGTVKDRKIEIQGDHRVKIELFLGQLGYKIKRVGG; this is translated from the coding sequence ATGTCGCTGGATCGCAAACAGCGTGCGGGAAAATCGGTAACGCTGATCGAAGGATTTAAGGAATCTATCGAAGATATTGAAGCGCTGGCGAAGCAACTCAAAGCAAAATGCGCAACCGGCGGAACGGTAAAAGACCGGAAAATCGAGATTCAGGGCGATCACCGCGTCAAGATCGAATTGTTCCTCGGCCAGTTGGGATATAAAATCAAACGTGTTGGAGGATAA
- a CDS encoding amidohydrolase — protein MLKIDIHTHILPENWPNLKEKYGYGGFVQLDHHKPCCARMMIDGKAFREIESNSWDPEVRLLECDKNNVRVQVLSTVPVMFSYWAKPQDALDLSKMLNDHIAGIVEQFPNRFVGLGTVPLQSPELAIQELERCVDQLGLAGIQIGSHVNEWNLNDEHLFSFFQAVEESGAALFVHPWDMMGKEKMPKYWLPWLVGMPAETSLAICSMIFGGIFERLPMLRVAFAHGGGSFPSTIGRIEHGFNVRPDLCAIDTKINPRDYLGKFYLDSLVHEPLMLKYLIDLVGEKRIALGSDYPFPLGEAIPGKLIESMSGLNKKTKEQLLSGTALEWLNISKEKFT, from the coding sequence ATGCTTAAGATAGATATTCATACTCATATTCTTCCTGAGAACTGGCCCAACCTGAAAGAAAAATACGGTTATGGCGGATTTGTTCAATTGGATCACCATAAACCCTGCTGCGCGCGTATGATGATTGACGGGAAAGCGTTTCGGGAGATTGAATCGAATAGCTGGGATCCGGAAGTTCGTTTATTAGAATGCGATAAGAATAACGTCCGCGTTCAAGTTCTGTCTACTGTGCCGGTTATGTTCAGCTACTGGGCCAAACCGCAGGATGCGCTTGATCTTTCGAAGATGTTGAATGACCACATAGCCGGGATCGTCGAGCAGTTTCCAAACCGTTTTGTCGGTCTTGGAACAGTTCCACTGCAGTCGCCCGAATTAGCTATACAGGAATTAGAACGATGCGTAGATCAGCTTGGGCTAGCAGGAATTCAAATCGGATCGCATGTGAATGAATGGAATTTGAATGATGAGCATTTGTTTTCGTTTTTTCAGGCCGTAGAGGAAAGTGGCGCCGCGTTATTTGTTCATCCGTGGGACATGATGGGCAAAGAGAAAATGCCGAAATACTGGCTGCCGTGGCTGGTGGGCATGCCGGCTGAAACGTCACTTGCGATATGCTCCATGATTTTCGGAGGAATCTTCGAGCGCCTGCCGATGCTGCGCGTGGCTTTTGCGCACGGCGGCGGATCGTTTCCGTCAACTATCGGCCGAATCGAACACGGATTTAATGTACGGCCCGACCTATGCGCAATTGACACCAAAATAAATCCACGGGATTATCTGGGAAAATTCTATTTGGATTCATTAGTACACGAACCGTTGATGTTGAAATATCTCATCGATCTTGTAGGAGAAAAAAGAATTGCATTGGGTTCGGACTATCCATTTCCATTGGGTGAAGCAATTCCCGGAAAATTAATCGAATCGATGTCCGGTCTAAACAAAAAAACGAAAGAGCAATTACTCAGCGGAACAGCTTTAGAATGGCTTAATATTTCAAAAGAAAAATTCACGTAA
- a CDS encoding tetratricopeptide repeat protein, with translation MTKSILHVWMLSVAFLGCVGSGSAQRSSKQEAHARDPYKIEAVKSYIDGLINEMAGDLDAASRDFQMAIMLDTSSNTMYASLADNFMLTGQPEKSLPIVQKILSREPNHVAALELLSEIQIQKHEFESALTTLERIVKIDPAHVEVHYRLITIYEIQGKWNEAAAHYTTLLNVLGPNTLLTLKLSDLYMKNKAFDKAANVLSTARSGDPNNVFILEALAQAYEFNKEFPKALSTYETLSDLQDNNPMILLRVGSLSLQSGQYEKSIAAFKKADAITPNIPEVQRSLGFSFSQLKQNDDAIRYFEKAISLNHKDVLSMSLLTPLYQEKKWLDKSDSLFERILTLEPENDIILNNYSYSLAERGINLEKALLMVQKALKIAPGNAHFLDTMGWVYYQMGLYELALKFVLQANQTNAGSWEVADHLGDIHAKLKNYPEAKSFWQKALQLNPENETIKKKLNSTIH, from the coding sequence ATGACAAAAAGTATTCTACATGTTTGGATGCTCTCTGTTGCATTCTTGGGTTGCGTGGGTTCAGGTTCAGCGCAACGTTCTTCTAAACAAGAAGCGCACGCCCGGGACCCATATAAGATCGAAGCAGTCAAAAGCTACATTGACGGACTGATCAATGAAATGGCGGGTGATCTGGATGCCGCATCAAGGGATTTTCAGATGGCCATTATGCTCGATACCTCGTCCAATACGATGTATGCCTCTTTAGCGGATAATTTTATGCTAACCGGGCAGCCTGAGAAAAGCCTCCCCATTGTTCAAAAAATACTTTCGCGGGAACCCAACCACGTGGCGGCGCTAGAACTGCTTTCTGAAATTCAAATTCAAAAACATGAATTTGAATCCGCCCTTACCACCCTGGAGCGGATCGTTAAAATTGATCCTGCGCATGTGGAGGTGCATTACCGTTTGATCACCATATACGAAATTCAGGGGAAATGGAATGAAGCCGCAGCTCACTATACGACGTTGCTCAATGTCCTCGGCCCAAATACCTTACTCACTCTGAAGCTCAGCGATTTGTATATGAAAAATAAGGCATTTGATAAAGCGGCCAACGTCCTTTCCACAGCCAGGTCGGGCGATCCTAATAACGTTTTTATCCTGGAAGCATTGGCGCAGGCATACGAGTTTAACAAAGAATTTCCTAAAGCCTTATCAACATATGAAACCCTTAGCGATCTTCAGGATAACAACCCGATGATTCTGCTCCGCGTCGGTAGTCTGTCCTTGCAATCCGGTCAATACGAAAAGTCCATCGCTGCTTTCAAAAAAGCGGATGCCATTACACCGAATATTCCCGAAGTGCAACGCTCGCTCGGATTCTCGTTCAGTCAGCTGAAACAAAACGACGATGCGATCCGGTATTTTGAAAAAGCAATTTCTCTTAACCATAAAGATGTGCTTTCCATGAGCCTCTTGACTCCGCTTTATCAGGAAAAGAAATGGTTAGATAAATCAGATTCCTTATTCGAGAGAATACTTACTTTGGAGCCGGAAAACGACATCATCTTAAACAATTACAGTTACAGCTTAGCCGAGCGCGGTATCAATCTCGAAAAGGCTTTGCTGATGGTGCAAAAGGCTTTGAAAATAGCGCCGGGCAATGCGCATTTTTTGGATACCATGGGGTGGGTATATTATCAGATGGGTTTGTATGAACTCGCCCTAAAATTCGTGCTCCAGGCGAATCAAACTAACGCCGGGAGTTGGGAAGTGGCTGACCATCTGGGCGACATACACGCTAAGCTGAAGAACTATCCTGAAGCAAAATCGTTTTGGCAAAAAGCGCTTCAATTGAACCCTGAAAACGAAACTATTAAGAAAAAACTGAATTCAACTATTCACTAA
- the gnd gene encoding decarboxylating 6-phosphogluconate dehydrogenase gives MQLGFIGLGKMGGFMVQRLLKDKHDVVGFDLSADVVKSVAEKGMTPSTSMEDMVSKLKGRKAVWVMVPSGKATEDTVLKLAGLLSKGDIIIDGGNSYYKDDVRRSKELKEKGICYVDVGTSGGVWGLKNGYCMMIGGDKADVDYLDPIFKTLGPVDGYAYMGLHGSGHMVKMVHNGIEYGLMQAYAEGFEIMKASEYKLDLAKIADLWMHASVVRSWLLELTAEGLKADPELKELKGWVADSGEGRWTIWEAMEKDVPAPVITLSLFERFHSRRPESFAAKMLAMMRNQFGGHAVKK, from the coding sequence ATGCAGCTCGGATTTATTGGTTTAGGAAAAATGGGCGGATTTATGGTTCAGCGCCTGTTGAAGGATAAGCACGACGTAGTGGGTTTTGACCTCAGCGCCGATGTGGTTAAAAGCGTTGCTGAAAAAGGCATGACGCCGTCCACGTCGATGGAAGATATGGTGTCAAAACTCAAAGGCCGTAAAGCCGTGTGGGTTATGGTTCCATCCGGCAAGGCTACGGAAGACACCGTCCTAAAACTTGCAGGACTTCTGAGCAAAGGGGACATAATTATTGATGGAGGAAATTCGTATTACAAAGACGATGTTCGCCGATCAAAAGAGTTGAAAGAAAAAGGTATTTGCTACGTGGACGTCGGAACGAGCGGCGGCGTGTGGGGGCTGAAGAACGGGTACTGTATGATGATTGGCGGAGATAAAGCCGATGTGGACTATCTTGATCCGATATTTAAGACATTAGGGCCCGTCGACGGTTATGCATATATGGGCTTACACGGTTCCGGCCACATGGTAAAAATGGTTCACAACGGTATCGAATACGGTCTGATGCAGGCGTATGCGGAGGGTTTTGAGATCATGAAAGCATCGGAATATAAACTGGACCTGGCCAAAATTGCCGATCTCTGGATGCACGCATCCGTCGTACGCTCCTGGCTGTTAGAATTAACAGCAGAAGGGCTTAAAGCCGATCCGGAATTGAAGGAACTCAAGGGATGGGTGGCCGATTCCGGCGAAGGCCGGTGGACGATCTGGGAAGCAATGGAGAAAGACGTGCCGGCTCCCGTCATTACGTTGTCTCTATTTGAACGGTTTCACTCACGCCGCCCGGAAAGTTTTGCCGCTAAAATGCTTGCCATGATGCGAAACCAGTTCGGCGGACATGCGGTAAAGAAATAA